The Synechococcus sp. WH 8016 genome contains the following window.
CCAATCGAGGGGAAGTGCAACGGTCTCTCAATACCCTCTATGGATCGTCCTTATCGACGCTTTGCCTCACCGTTCCGGCCGTGCTCTTCGTTGGAGAACTCACCAACACCAAGGTGATCCTTGGCCTCAATCCGATGGAATCCGTGCTGCTGGTTCTCACACTGATCTTGGTCCGCCCTCTCAGCGGACGGGTCAGCGAGCTCGATGGCCTGATGCTCTTGTCCGTTGGTTTGATCTGGATTTCCCTGCAAGTGGTGAGCTGAACGTCATCCACGCTCCATCGAGGCAACATCCTTCAAGGCCGAAGCCGTCAAGACCTCATGACCATCCTTGAGAACGGCCACATCATCTTCAATGCGGATACCAATCCCTTTCCAGCGGTCATCAATTTCCGGCTGACCATCCGGAACCGGTAAGCGGTCACTGATATAGAGGCCAGGTTCCACGGTGAGCACCATGCCTGGATCCAGTTCGACATGGTGCTCACCAAGCCTGTAGGCGCCAACGTCGTGCACATCCAAGCCAAGCCAGTGCCCCGTGCGGTGCATGTAGAGATGGCGGTAAGCACCCTGCTCAATGATTCCGTCAGCCTCTCCAGCCAAGAGTCCAAGATCCAACAGACCCTCCACAAGCGCTCGCAAAGCGGTCTGATGCACCTCCTCCGCTGTTCCTCCAGGCCTCACGGTGGCAATGGCCGACTCCTGAGCACTCAGAACCAATTCATAGAGCGCGCGCTGTTCACCGCTGAAGCGGCCGTTCACAGGAAAGGTACGGGTGATATCACCGTTGTAGTAGTCACCGATTGAGCACCCGGCATCGATTAGCAACAGATCACCGTCCTTGAGCGGATCCTGATTGTCGATGTAATGCAGGACGCAGGCGTTATCTCCTCCCGCAACGATTGAGCCATAGGCAGGGCCCCGTGCCCCTTGATCAAGGAAGTGAAACTCGATGAGGGCTTGCACCTGTCGCTCATTCATTCCGGGCTTCACAGCGGCACGCGCCAACTCATGAGCCTGGGCTGAAATGCGGCACGCCTCACGCATCCGATCAAGCTCCGCTGGATCTTTGCGCAAGCGAAGTTCATGTAGGACCGGGCAGGGCGCCACCAGCCCTAAAGCCGCGGCACCCCTTCGCGACGCGCGATCCAATTGTTCAGACCAAACCTCGAGCACCACGGACTCCACCGCCGGGTGATGCCCCGTGC
Protein-coding sequences here:
- a CDS encoding aminopeptidase P N-terminal domain-containing protein; protein product: MVHSSLPIDAQGYAERRQRFMAHLGGAAAVIPAATLVTHHADCEWPFRQNSDFWYLTGFDEPDAVALFLPHRPEGERYVLFVNPREPGAEVWTGRRWGTEGAVDQFGADVAHPRSELAQHLRGYLKDAEGIAFRTGHHPAVESVVLEVWSEQLDRASRRGAAALGLVAPCPVLHELRLRKDPAELDRMREACRISAQAHELARAAVKPGMNERQVQALIEFHFLDQGARGPAYGSIVAGGDNACVLHYIDNQDPLKDGDLLLIDAGCSIGDYYNGDITRTFPVNGRFSGEQRALYELVLSAQESAIATVRPGGTAEEVHQTALRALVEGLLDLGLLAGEADGIIEQGAYRHLYMHRTGHWLGLDVHDVGAYRLGEHHVELDPGMVLTVEPGLYISDRLPVPDGQPEIDDRWKGIGIRIEDDVAVLKDGHEVLTASALKDVASMERG